Proteins encoded within one genomic window of Acidithiobacillus sp. AMEEHan:
- the ccsB gene encoding c-type cytochrome biogenesis protein CcsB — MAKSMESWAEGLPAEFRHRTLAEILRQEAAWILGLTAVAAFILARWGAQFDYWQYVVLLSWYVGLLLAGVAWRPLQWTTVASVLPALGAVWLYAHGQTAENDFLLHYVLQGVAAVMWMSALLLLGTGAYLLYFFSGRESIGRWATRLTWGGVIFGFIGLGVRWRETYLGHPSWGHIPVSNLWEVFVLFCATTPLFYLYYEKKAENRGLGAFIMPLVAAAVAFLLWLTLAQHMDRVEPLIPALQSFWMKLHVPMMFVGYANFTIASLIGAAYLLREGSVRRRGVLAARLPDADLMDEVMYRAIALGFLFFTVATILGAVWAARAWGGFWSWDPKETWALIVWLNYAGFLHARVVKGWRGRGMAWWSFLSLWVVSFCFLGVNMFLSGLHSYGKL, encoded by the coding sequence ATGGCAAAGAGCATGGAATCCTGGGCAGAAGGGCTGCCCGCGGAGTTTCGGCACCGCACCCTGGCGGAGATCCTGCGCCAGGAAGCGGCCTGGATTCTGGGTCTGACGGCAGTTGCGGCGTTCATTCTGGCCCGCTGGGGCGCACAGTTCGATTATTGGCAGTATGTGGTTCTGCTGTCCTGGTATGTCGGCCTTTTGTTGGCAGGGGTTGCCTGGCGCCCGCTGCAGTGGACGACCGTAGCCAGTGTCTTGCCTGCATTGGGCGCGGTCTGGCTCTATGCCCACGGACAGACGGCAGAAAACGATTTTCTTCTGCACTACGTGTTGCAGGGCGTCGCCGCCGTAATGTGGATGTCAGCACTCCTCCTTCTCGGTACCGGGGCCTACCTGCTGTATTTTTTCTCGGGGCGTGAGTCGATTGGGCGTTGGGCGACGCGCCTGACCTGGGGCGGTGTGATCTTCGGTTTCATTGGTCTGGGCGTGCGCTGGCGCGAGACCTACCTCGGCCACCCGAGCTGGGGACACATTCCTGTCAGTAATCTGTGGGAAGTCTTCGTCCTCTTTTGTGCGACGACGCCATTGTTTTACCTGTATTACGAGAAAAAGGCGGAAAACCGAGGCCTCGGCGCCTTCATCATGCCCTTGGTGGCGGCAGCCGTGGCATTTTTGCTCTGGCTGACGCTGGCGCAACACATGGACCGCGTCGAGCCCCTCATCCCGGCCCTACAGAGTTTCTGGATGAAGCTGCATGTGCCGATGATGTTTGTCGGCTACGCCAACTTCACCATCGCCAGCCTGATCGGGGCAGCCTACCTGCTGCGCGAAGGATCTGTCCGGCGCCGCGGGGTCTTGGCTGCCCGTCTGCCCGACGCCGACCTCATGGACGAGGTCATGTACCGCGCCATCGCTCTGGGTTTCCTGTTTTTCACCGTGGCAACCATCCTGGGCGCAGTCTGGGCAGCACGCGCCTGGGGCGGTTTCTGGTCTTGGGACCCCAAGGAAACCTGGGCCCTCATCGTCTGGCTCAATTACGCGGGCTTCTTGCACGCCCGGGTGGTGAAGGGCTGGCGCGGCCGCGGCATGGCCTGGTGGTCCTTCCTGAGTCTGTGGGTGGTGAGCTTCTGCTTCCTGGGTGTCAACATGTTCCTGTCGGGCCTGCATTCCTACGGCAAACTCTGA
- a CDS encoding cytochrome c biogenesis protein ResB, which produces MSSVHAVQSSRLRLLLQFLGSMRLAVSLLVLLAIASIIGTVLSQQQPYDNYQLQFGSFWFQVYRELGLYNVYRTLWYTSIVAFLVLSTATCVTRNGPRMLRDMRALPVRQRRAAIRAQEHFFSLDAELSAELMASRVAGLLRRGGFRPRLEREGSEFYVAARKGRFHRSGYFLTHLAIILICAAALYNADIPVKWAEWTGTLKPAKNFDLPLSEIPRSAWMPLHNPAYRGIITLPEGQTADAVFELAGDGYLVQPLPFRIHLRSFHVSYYSTGMPSDFVSDVVLYSPSGKVLESGIIRVNHPMSYDGVEIYQSSFSDGGSLLHLQSYVLGMPALQPGQLSGRVGQTLQAGDSGYSVQLKNFSLYNVMPRTAVGDKPDPKNPMVNLGPSYTYVVHDPHGGAAEFHTYFSPITRDGQGYFVQGYRQALGDPYHYVYLPVGPNGGISLFLNYLAALQVAAHGGAQASPAVFQQIFAMLAARVAPNMSAAEQDRFVQASLNALAEMRDYPAPFILHLQSFDHRWAAGLQVTKWPGTVPIYWGCVALVLGIFILFYLPQRRVWARVEGREGGSHLELGASADRNKREFAREFAAWERALRAPPGKEDTTLNC; this is translated from the coding sequence GTGAGTAGTGTTCATGCGGTGCAGTCTTCGCGACTACGCCTGCTGCTGCAGTTTTTGGGCTCCATGCGCCTGGCGGTAAGCCTGTTGGTCTTGCTCGCCATCGCCTCCATCATCGGCACGGTACTCAGCCAACAACAGCCTTATGACAACTACCAGCTCCAGTTCGGCAGCTTCTGGTTTCAGGTCTATCGCGAGCTGGGACTGTACAATGTCTATCGGACCTTGTGGTACACCAGTATCGTCGCCTTTCTGGTCCTGTCCACTGCCACCTGTGTGACGCGTAACGGTCCGCGCATGCTGCGTGACATGCGTGCCTTGCCGGTCCGCCAGCGCCGGGCGGCAATTCGGGCGCAGGAACATTTCTTCTCGCTCGATGCGGAGCTCTCGGCTGAGCTCATGGCCAGTCGCGTGGCAGGACTGTTGCGCCGGGGCGGTTTCCGCCCGCGTCTGGAGCGTGAAGGCAGTGAATTCTACGTGGCCGCGCGCAAGGGACGCTTTCACCGGTCGGGCTATTTCCTCACCCATCTGGCCATCATCCTGATTTGTGCCGCGGCCCTCTACAATGCCGATATTCCGGTGAAATGGGCGGAATGGACGGGCACCCTCAAGCCGGCCAAGAACTTCGACCTGCCACTCAGTGAAATTCCCCGTTCGGCCTGGATGCCGCTGCACAATCCCGCTTACCGCGGCATCATCACCCTCCCTGAGGGGCAGACGGCGGATGCAGTCTTCGAACTGGCCGGCGATGGCTACCTCGTGCAGCCCCTGCCGTTTCGCATCCACCTGCGCTCTTTCCACGTCAGTTATTACTCCACCGGCATGCCCAGCGATTTCGTTTCCGATGTGGTGCTCTACAGCCCGTCGGGTAAGGTGCTGGAAAGCGGCATCATTCGTGTCAATCATCCGATGTCCTATGATGGTGTGGAGATCTATCAGTCGAGTTTCAGTGATGGTGGCTCTCTCCTGCACCTGCAAAGTTACGTCTTGGGGATGCCGGCGCTGCAACCCGGGCAGCTCTCGGGTCGGGTTGGCCAGACCTTGCAGGCAGGGGATTCCGGCTATTCGGTGCAGTTGAAGAACTTCTCCCTCTACAATGTCATGCCGCGAACGGCGGTGGGTGACAAGCCCGACCCGAAAAACCCCATGGTCAACCTGGGACCCAGTTACACCTATGTGGTCCATGATCCGCATGGTGGCGCAGCGGAATTCCATACCTATTTCAGTCCCATCACCCGCGACGGGCAAGGGTATTTCGTGCAGGGATATCGTCAGGCGCTCGGCGACCCCTATCACTATGTCTATTTGCCCGTTGGGCCCAACGGCGGCATCTCCCTGTTTCTGAATTATCTGGCTGCCCTGCAGGTGGCGGCGCATGGCGGTGCGCAGGCATCTCCGGCGGTGTTTCAGCAGATCTTTGCGATGCTTGCCGCGCGTGTCGCACCCAATATGTCTGCTGCTGAGCAGGATCGCTTCGTGCAGGCGAGCCTGAATGCGTTGGCAGAGATGCGGGATTACCCCGCTCCTTTCATTTTGCATCTGCAGTCCTTCGACCATCGGTGGGCGGCCGGTCTGCAGGTTACCAAGTGGCCCGGCACGGTGCCCATCTACTGGGGATGTGTGGCCCTCGTTCTGGGAATTTTCATTCTCTTTTACCTGCCGCAGCGGCGAGTCTGGGCGCGGGTGGAGGGTCGGGAAGGCGGCAGTCATCTGGAACTGGGTGCCAGCGCTGACCGGAACAAGCGGGAGTTTGCCCGCGAGTTCGCTGCCTGGGAGCGTGCCTTGCGAGCGCCGCCTGGAAAAGAAGATACTACTTTGAATTGTTGA
- the yihA gene encoding ribosome biogenesis GTP-binding protein YihA/YsxC, whose amino-acid sequence MQNPRPEKARTAGLQQAEYLLSVTRLGQLPTDSGAEVAMAGRSNVGKSSVLNRVCQQRALARVSRTPGRTQALNFFTLGSPDQRLVDLPGYGYAKVPEAMRSQWGELLSQYLRSRQSLVGLVLVMDIRHPLMPFDCDLLRFAAHCQRPVHVLLNKADKLSRGAAKQTLQRVLRAGEMAGSTAQLFSAKEGEGLPELQSRLTIWLEKSPPPAAGNNNESSKGGEDSHPGQGGEVRENYSP is encoded by the coding sequence ATGCAAAATCCAAGGCCGGAGAAAGCGCGCACTGCCGGCCTGCAGCAGGCCGAATATCTGCTGAGCGTGACCCGCTTAGGCCAACTCCCCACCGACAGCGGTGCCGAAGTGGCCATGGCCGGGCGCTCCAATGTGGGCAAATCTTCGGTGCTCAATCGGGTCTGCCAGCAGCGCGCCTTAGCCCGGGTCAGCCGCACCCCGGGTCGCACCCAGGCGCTGAATTTCTTCACCCTGGGCAGCCCCGACCAGCGCCTCGTCGATCTCCCGGGCTATGGCTACGCCAAGGTTCCGGAGGCCATGCGCAGCCAATGGGGGGAGCTGCTCAGCCAGTACCTGCGTAGTCGTCAGAGTTTGGTAGGACTGGTTCTGGTGATGGATATTCGCCATCCGCTGATGCCCTTCGACTGCGATCTACTGCGCTTTGCCGCACACTGCCAGCGACCCGTTCACGTCCTTCTCAACAAGGCCGACAAACTGTCGCGCGGAGCAGCAAAGCAGACCCTGCAGCGGGTGCTACGTGCGGGAGAAATGGCAGGGAGTACGGCACAGCTGTTTTCCGCGAAAGAGGGCGAAGGGCTCCCGGAGTTACAGAGCAGACTGACCATTTGGCTGGAAAAAAGTCCCCCGCCGGCGGCGGGGAACAATAATGAGTCCTCAAAGGGAGGAGAGGACTCCCATCCCGGACAGGGAGGTGAAGTCCGGGAAAACTACTCCCCTTAG
- a CDS encoding NAD-binding protein, producing MPLKDHYIIVGDTPLARNSYRQLKDRGQIVRVILLRQPDDTYFHAEDVIIGDASDTDILNRADAQGAAAVLALRADDSENAFIILATRELQGSAKTVAAVNDSKNLKRVQRVQPDMIIAPQVIGGEVLAMALNGEELSSDAILKMFQSNNRH from the coding sequence ATGCCATTGAAAGATCATTACATTATCGTTGGTGACACGCCGCTGGCACGCAACAGCTATCGCCAGTTGAAAGATCGCGGGCAGATCGTACGGGTCATTCTGCTACGCCAACCCGACGACACGTATTTTCACGCCGAGGATGTGATCATCGGCGACGCCAGCGACACCGACATCCTCAATCGAGCTGATGCCCAAGGCGCCGCAGCGGTTCTCGCTCTGCGCGCCGACGATTCGGAAAATGCCTTCATCATACTTGCTACGCGCGAGCTACAAGGCTCCGCGAAGACCGTGGCGGCGGTCAATGACAGTAAAAATCTCAAACGGGTGCAACGGGTACAGCCGGATATGATCATCGCCCCCCAGGTCATTGGCGGTGAGGTCCTTGCCATGGCGCTGAACGGCGAAGAGCTCAGCAGTGATGCCATCCTGAAGATGTTTCAAAGCAACAATCGGCACTGA
- the polA gene encoding DNA polymerase I, with protein MTKNPRILVDASSFLYRAFHALPDLRAPDGLPTGAIYGVINMLRRLQREYPQGEIVVVFDAAGPTFRDTIYSDYKAQRPPMPQELRVQIDPLLHWITAMGLPLLREPGVEADDVIGTLACATPADRPLLIVSGDKDLAQLLDARTKIIDTMKNTVLDVQAVREKFGVTPEQMVDYLALVGDKVDNIPGVPGAGPKTVAKWLAQYGTLDNLLAHADEIGGKIGDALRASRDFLPRSRDLARIRCDLELPVAELPQQPANTAALLALAERLGFSSWRRELQNELAAAGDPAGSSALPGDTIDRSRYQLIDTEDALRNLLPRVTAAQQVAIDTETTSLNPHDAELVGISLAWQEGETIQAAYLPVGHREGRQLLRGQVLAELRAWLESDAAKIAQNAKFDWQIFWQQGIEPQGLLRDTLLESYVLDSTAPHDLDHLAERFLHHQNIAYEDVAGKGKKQRSFAAVPIREALPYAAEDADVCLRLDVLLWPRIDKVQGLRRVFAEIEMPLALVLARMEWAGVKIDRQQLEALSSELAAAMQQVEREAQELAGQSFNLSSPKQIQEILFDKMQLPSQKKTRGGQASTDEDSLAQLASHSPLPGLILEYRSLAKLRNTYADALPQMIHPRTGRVHTHYRQAVAATGRLSSSDPNLQNIPVRTEQGRRIRAAFIAEPGHLLLSADYSQIELRLMAHLSHDEGLLAAFAAGEDIHRATAAEVFEIPLEQVDAERRRAAKAINFGLIYGQTAFGLAQQLGVDQARARAYMQRYFERYPRVQAYMEESRKRAREQGFVETLYGRRLYVPEIQSRNPARRAYAERAAINAPLQGSAADLIKLAMIAVDAWLQEDRSRGRMILQVHDELILEVPDDRLQEASQALRARMEGVAQLAVPLEVSMGWGKSWADAHS; from the coding sequence ATGACCAAAAATCCTCGCATCCTGGTAGACGCCTCCAGTTTTCTCTATCGCGCCTTTCATGCCCTCCCGGATCTGCGCGCCCCGGACGGTCTGCCCACCGGCGCTATCTATGGGGTGATCAACATGTTGCGACGCCTGCAGCGCGAGTATCCGCAGGGCGAGATCGTGGTCGTTTTCGATGCCGCCGGGCCGACCTTTCGTGATACGATCTACTCCGATTACAAGGCGCAGCGCCCACCGATGCCACAGGAACTGCGGGTGCAGATCGATCCGCTGCTGCACTGGATTACCGCGATGGGCCTGCCGTTACTTCGCGAGCCGGGCGTCGAGGCCGATGACGTCATCGGTACCCTTGCCTGCGCCACGCCTGCCGATCGTCCCCTCCTGATCGTCAGCGGCGATAAGGATCTTGCCCAACTCCTCGATGCTCGTACAAAAATCATCGATACCATGAAAAATACCGTGCTCGATGTGCAGGCAGTGCGCGAGAAGTTTGGCGTCACGCCGGAGCAGATGGTGGACTACCTCGCCTTGGTGGGCGACAAGGTGGATAACATCCCGGGCGTGCCGGGCGCAGGACCCAAGACGGTGGCTAAATGGTTGGCACAGTATGGTACCTTGGACAACCTGCTTGCGCATGCCGATGAAATCGGCGGCAAGATTGGTGATGCCCTGCGCGCCAGTCGTGATTTTCTGCCGCGCAGCCGGGACTTGGCCAGGATTCGCTGTGACCTGGAGCTCCCCGTGGCCGAGCTTCCGCAGCAGCCGGCCAATACCGCGGCGCTGCTTGCCCTGGCCGAGCGTCTGGGCTTCAGTAGCTGGCGCCGCGAGTTGCAGAACGAATTGGCAGCGGCAGGGGATCCTGCGGGGTCTTCCGCTCTCCCCGGGGATACCATCGACCGCAGTCGTTACCAGCTGATCGATACGGAAGACGCCCTGCGAAATCTCTTGCCACGGGTAACTGCGGCGCAGCAGGTTGCCATCGATACCGAAACTACCTCTCTCAATCCGCATGATGCCGAATTGGTAGGGATCTCCCTTGCTTGGCAGGAGGGGGAAACGATACAGGCGGCCTATCTGCCTGTCGGACACCGCGAGGGGCGGCAGTTGCTGCGCGGGCAAGTCCTCGCAGAACTGCGCGCCTGGCTGGAATCGGACGCGGCGAAGATTGCCCAGAATGCCAAGTTCGACTGGCAGATCTTCTGGCAACAGGGCATAGAGCCACAGGGCCTGCTGCGCGATACCCTGCTCGAAAGTTATGTGCTCGACTCTACTGCTCCGCACGATCTTGATCATCTGGCGGAGCGCTTTCTGCATCACCAGAACATCGCCTATGAGGACGTCGCTGGGAAGGGCAAGAAGCAGCGCAGTTTCGCCGCGGTCCCGATCCGTGAGGCCCTGCCCTACGCCGCGGAGGACGCCGATGTCTGCCTGCGCCTCGATGTGTTGCTGTGGCCGCGGATCGACAAGGTGCAGGGTCTGCGGCGGGTGTTTGCAGAGATCGAAATGCCCCTCGCGCTGGTATTGGCGCGCATGGAGTGGGCAGGAGTGAAGATTGACCGGCAGCAGTTGGAGGCCCTCAGTAGCGAGCTGGCCGCGGCTATGCAGCAGGTCGAGCGGGAGGCGCAGGAATTGGCGGGGCAGTCCTTCAATTTGTCTTCCCCCAAGCAGATTCAGGAAATTCTCTTCGACAAGATGCAGTTGCCGAGTCAGAAGAAAACCAGGGGCGGGCAGGCCTCGACCGATGAGGACAGCCTCGCGCAACTGGCCAGCCATTCACCCCTACCGGGCCTGATCCTTGAGTATCGTAGCCTCGCCAAACTGCGCAACACCTACGCCGATGCCTTACCGCAGATGATTCACCCGCGTACCGGGCGCGTGCATACCCACTATCGCCAGGCGGTGGCGGCTACGGGACGGCTTTCCTCCAGCGATCCGAATCTGCAGAACATCCCAGTGCGCACGGAGCAGGGACGACGCATCCGCGCCGCCTTCATCGCTGAGCCGGGACATCTGCTGCTGAGTGCCGATTACTCGCAGATCGAACTCCGTCTGATGGCGCATTTGTCTCACGATGAGGGTCTGCTTGCCGCCTTTGCGGCGGGTGAGGACATCCACCGGGCAACCGCCGCCGAGGTCTTCGAGATCCCGCTGGAGCAGGTCGATGCGGAACGACGACGGGCGGCGAAGGCGATCAATTTTGGTTTGATCTACGGGCAGACGGCCTTTGGCCTGGCGCAGCAGTTGGGGGTCGATCAGGCCCGTGCACGGGCGTACATGCAGCGCTATTTCGAGCGCTATCCCAGGGTCCAGGCGTATATGGAAGAAAGCCGCAAACGGGCGCGGGAGCAGGGTTTTGTCGAGACCCTGTATGGCCGCCGTCTCTATGTGCCTGAGATTCAGTCGCGCAATCCCGCGCGCCGCGCTTACGCTGAGCGTGCCGCCATCAATGCCCCGTTGCAGGGAAGCGCCGCCGATCTGATCAAGCTGGCGATGATCGCCGTGGATGCCTGGTTACAGGAAGACCGGTCGCGGGGGCGAATGATCCTGCAGGTACACGACGAGTTGATTCTGGAGGTGCCGGACGACCGCTTGCAGGAAGCCAGTCAGGCCCTGCGGGCGCGCATGGAAGGGGTGGCGCAGCTCGCCGTCCCGCTGGAGGTGAGTATGGGCTGGGGGAAGAGCTGGGCGGATGCCCATTCCTGA
- a CDS encoding TIGR00730 family Rossman fold protein has product MRAPLDTERLLDGGESRLTREAWKIFQIMAEFVRGYEKLATVEPCVSIFGSARLPEEHRWYQQTLSIAEKLSNAGFSVISGGGPGVMEAANRGAHRGTGYSIGLNIELPHEQHSNPYQDISLSFEHFYSRKVMFMKYAAAYVVMPGGFGTLDELAECLTLVQTGKTRRMPIILFDSGFWNGLIDWWRSTMLAHGTINESDLDLVTVLDDPDSVVAAIFDHYEKRGFAPSSAETEALLNL; this is encoded by the coding sequence ATGCGCGCACCCCTGGACACGGAACGTCTTCTTGACGGCGGCGAGAGTCGCCTCACCCGCGAAGCCTGGAAAATCTTTCAGATCATGGCGGAGTTTGTGCGCGGCTACGAAAAGCTCGCCACCGTCGAGCCCTGCGTCAGCATCTTCGGTTCTGCGCGGCTGCCCGAGGAACACCGCTGGTATCAGCAAACCTTGAGCATTGCCGAAAAGCTCTCCAACGCCGGTTTTTCGGTGATCAGTGGCGGTGGTCCGGGGGTCATGGAGGCGGCTAACCGCGGCGCCCATCGCGGCACCGGCTATAGCATCGGGCTCAACATCGAACTACCGCACGAGCAGCACAGTAACCCCTATCAGGACATCTCCCTCTCCTTCGAACATTTTTATTCGCGCAAGGTGATGTTCATGAAGTACGCTGCGGCCTATGTGGTCATGCCCGGCGGCTTTGGTACCCTCGATGAGCTCGCGGAGTGCCTCACCTTGGTACAGACCGGCAAGACCCGACGCATGCCCATCATTCTTTTCGATTCTGGCTTTTGGAATGGATTGATCGACTGGTGGAGGAGCACCATGCTGGCGCATGGCACCATCAACGAGTCCGACTTGGATCTGGTCACCGTACTCGACGATCCAGACTCTGTGGTCGCCGCCATATTCGACCATTATGAAAAACGCGGTTTTGCCCCCTCATCGGCAGAAACCGAAGCTCTGCTCAACCTATAA
- a CDS encoding DUF2782 domain-containing protein: MPRRLAIFLGLGAILYAGTALADGGPEKYPYHLPRLAPPKNSVPEAELHVPKGSKIEEYRADGEVYMVKVIPPKPFPPYYLVNRNGHGFSRVPNTDAEKMDVPQWTLFRW; this comes from the coding sequence ATGCCACGCCGTCTCGCAATATTTTTGGGTTTGGGTGCGATCCTCTATGCCGGCACCGCGCTGGCGGATGGCGGACCCGAGAAATACCCTTACCATCTGCCGCGACTGGCACCGCCGAAGAACAGTGTGCCCGAGGCCGAACTGCATGTGCCCAAGGGCTCCAAGATCGAAGAATATAGAGCCGATGGCGAGGTCTACATGGTCAAGGTCATCCCGCCCAAGCCCTTTCCCCCATACTATCTCGTAAACCGCAACGGCCATGGCTTCAGCCGCGTACCCAACACCGATGCGGAAAAAATGGACGTGCCGCAGTGGACCCTGTTTCGCTGGTAA
- a CDS encoding homoserine kinase yields the protein MAVYTELPDAELASFLAEYELGSLEQIAGICAGTENSNFFLDTQAGRFVLTIFERLPRENIPYYLHVTEWLSQQGIPCPAPVHSRTGEILGTLCGKPAAIVQRLPGLSIEGRVPNETEIDALGQLLARMHLAGRGFPEEHPNPAGLDWCLETGRRLFPKLSPAERELLADEREAQKQWPRAKLPGGVIHADLFPDNVLFLGHEITGTIDYYYAGDDAWLYDLAIVANAWCSFPDGSLDKNLAAILWQAYASVRPFERREHGLWFPYMRAAALRFWLLRLEAKHFPRGGQLTELRDPEEYRRILERRREFC from the coding sequence ATGGCTGTCTACACCGAACTCCCCGATGCCGAGTTGGCAAGTTTTCTCGCCGAGTATGAGCTCGGCAGCCTAGAACAGATTGCCGGCATCTGCGCGGGTACCGAAAACAGCAATTTTTTTCTCGATACCCAGGCCGGACGGTTCGTGCTGACCATTTTCGAGCGCCTACCGCGGGAGAACATTCCCTATTACCTGCACGTCACGGAGTGGCTCAGTCAGCAGGGGATTCCCTGCCCGGCCCCAGTGCATTCACGCACTGGCGAAATCCTCGGTACCCTCTGCGGTAAACCGGCCGCCATCGTGCAACGGTTACCTGGCCTGTCCATCGAGGGCCGCGTGCCCAACGAGACGGAGATCGATGCCCTCGGGCAACTGCTCGCCCGCATGCATCTCGCTGGTCGCGGCTTTCCCGAGGAGCATCCAAACCCCGCCGGGCTCGACTGGTGCCTGGAAACCGGCAGACGACTATTCCCCAAGTTGAGTCCTGCCGAAAGAGAGCTGCTCGCAGATGAACGGGAGGCGCAAAAACAGTGGCCACGCGCCAAGCTGCCGGGCGGGGTGATTCATGCCGATCTCTTCCCCGACAACGTCCTCTTTCTGGGCCATGAGATCACCGGCACCATCGACTATTACTACGCCGGTGACGATGCCTGGCTCTACGATCTCGCCATCGTGGCGAATGCCTGGTGTTCCTTTCCCGATGGCAGTCTCGACAAAAACCTTGCCGCCATCCTCTGGCAAGCCTACGCAAGCGTGCGCCCTTTCGAGCGGCGCGAGCACGGCCTGTGGTTCCCCTACATGCGCGCTGCCGCCTTGCGCTTTTGGCTGCTGCGGCTGGAGGCCAAGCATTTTCCCCGCGGCGGCCAACTCACCGAGCTACGCGACCCGGAGGAATACCGTCGCATCCTGGAGCGGCGGCGGGAGTTTTGTTGA
- a CDS encoding cytochrome b/b6 domain-containing protein, translating into MSDGPRENPWPREARWLHAGIAFGVTWQLFSSLWMTPDFQHADYGSIPQLLFSTHAWIGLTTALFLLWEWLWVFTTPAIRAQLFPLRGPWRPVWEDLFALLRGQLRPIGPKPGLAAAVHGLGLLLVTWMALTGTAIFFFLPQGGTPPGAILYALLPLHKALSNLVWAYWIAHVAFTLLHALRREGIWNIFRLFSP; encoded by the coding sequence ATGTCGGACGGTCCCCGCGAGAATCCTTGGCCACGCGAGGCACGCTGGCTGCACGCCGGTATCGCTTTTGGTGTCACCTGGCAGCTGTTCAGCTCGCTGTGGATGACGCCGGATTTTCAGCATGCCGACTATGGCAGCATCCCCCAGCTACTCTTCAGTACCCACGCCTGGATCGGCCTGACGACGGCGCTTTTTCTACTCTGGGAATGGCTGTGGGTTTTCACCACCCCCGCCATCCGCGCCCAGCTCTTTCCCCTGCGTGGACCCTGGCGACCCGTATGGGAGGACCTGTTCGCTTTGCTACGCGGCCAGCTGCGGCCCATCGGCCCAAAACCAGGCCTCGCTGCCGCAGTGCATGGCCTAGGGCTATTACTGGTCACCTGGATGGCCCTGACCGGTACCGCCATTTTCTTTTTTCTACCCCAGGGTGGCACCCCTCCTGGCGCGATCCTGTATGCCCTCCTTCCCCTGCACAAGGCGCTCTCCAATCTCGTCTGGGCCTACTGGATTGCTCATGTCGCCTTTACCCTGCTGCACGCGCTGCGCCGGGAAGGTATCTGGAACATCTTCCGTCTGTTCTCACCCTAA